The Drosophila suzukii chromosome 2 unlocalized genomic scaffold, CBGP_Dsuzu_IsoJpt1.0 scf_2c, whole genome shotgun sequence genome segment tctttggcattcaatgtaaaaatctcagaagtcttttaaaaattaaacttacaaacaatagttactttcagcctcaataaaaacttacttaataaaGCGCGGACGAAATGTGGGTAGTCTGAGCTTCTTCTTGTTTTGCCCCCCCTCcaagttgtgggacagaacaagttcctcggataatatgcttaagatggaacgacttggccttccattttttttatagatttaccattagccttgtctaaaaatataagaaaattaaaaaaatatcgagaagaaatttgcaaacttttgttttcggtcacttgatttattttattttgttgtaaaaaattattcatgtatttttttattatttattaaatcatttatttattttgcagatgcggAAAAAAATACCAGTTTTCCAGGGACGGAAAATTAGAGATGTtggaaatttttatttaaatagccatgtttaataacttacacaaaaaaaattgtgctttaatgttattaatacaaaaaaacataagttataaaaacataaCATCTCTGATTTTTGGTCCCTAGGAACTtagcactcaataagattttcaaattttttcacagattcattcatttgtttatttatttattttcacgttaaaaaattatatttttcaaagctatttttttccgccacgtgtttttttgggaatcttgtattatccatttttttaatgtacattaacttgtttttactctcactatttaaataaatattggtctgcgaaagacttacctgggaatcgtataggttaggtatcacttttaaaccactggtttatttcatttaactACGTTAATTGCGGGTATTTCTAACTCGTAAGTAAACTCAAGTGAAATAGACGAAAAAAGtcgcgtgccttccagaaaaacaacaagcaacaacaacaacggttccgctaatccgttgttgttctgtttttttggcatgtcccgtttggtctatgcatcttgcacataaaagcagggtatttatagacatatccgactatgcaaatcgttatataaaaatatattttgaagaCTTCAcgtattaataaataatattaataaacatataaatttttttaagaagtacaaatattttaaaacagaaacctattattttaaatggttgttttatcatttacgaacaaatgtcgcattattcaaaaggcaagggtgcacaatagtctatatattttagtttctgggcctccttcccttcacacgcacttttccgtctgagacatggcgagagagggagagcccaaaattactttttgtgcgttctctttgcggacccgactgagagcgcgtcgctttgctgccgttgcgctcagctctgccggcgtcgctggctgctctgctgacgtcgcagtcggcttcgtgatgattgggcgcttaactcaaatgtggaactgcagggtaGGAAGAAACGGTGACAACATAAAACATTACAGTACTGAAATGATATCAATAACTTTTCGCGGGAGCACGTTAAAACGAAAAGATTTTCTCAAAAAGTAAGACAAAAACTACGACTTACGATTTCAGTACttgctttttaatttttataaaaatcataCGACTCTTTCAATAAGGAACAGACGTGTATTACCCCATATTGCCACGCAACTAAAAAACCACAGTAAGCCATAGCAACCATTTTGTTATTTGTATTAAACAATTCTGACGTTCAGAAAAGGTTCATATCTCTGCAAACTAGCAGGAAAATtcatatatattaaatattaaagaaatttgttaaattaaaaaaatgtcctACACTGAAGATATCGATTCGTGTGATTTTGCCAATATTTCAGAAATTAATCCTGGCTCATCTCCTGAGCCAGAGCAATTGGCCCTTCTTCCCCCGAATCATCCGCTCCTGCGCAAGTTTCAAGACTCTCTAGAGGGCCACTTATTACGGACTAagaatgacataaaaaacgaAATTGCAGAAATGAAATATCAAGTTAAACTAAAAGAACAACGACGACAAGAGCAGGGGCTGGCTTTATATGACATGCAACAAAAAATGGGATTTCAAGAAGAGCAAATTAATGAAATATCTGCTGTAATTGAAAGGCATTTAAAAAATCGTCAAATAGAAGAATTCAATtcaataactttaaaaaaggaatatgaagaaaaaattaaactaGCCAAATCACAAAAAGCGCTGTATCATGAAAGAATGGCTGAACTCGAAGATTTGCAAAGTTTAGGTAGTAATATCAAAAAATGGGTTTATAATGTAGAAGATGAAGTGAAAAATGCTAAACGCATTGTTAGTAGAGACGCACAGCTACAAAACCAGCTATCTCAAGAAAAAGTAAAGTCGGATATACTCTTTTACCGCCTGGGTATGGAAGTTAaaaagagagagaaagagtTGGATTTCATTTGTAAGGAAGGGGATGCAATGAAAGAGGTGGtctatattttaaatatgagCATAGCTAATGCCAATACAGACCTAGAGGCTTTGCAAAACGAGCATAAGCGTCTAACACAAGCATGGAGCGAGGTTATTATAGCCATTCAGTTAAGAGacaacattttatttcaagttCAAGATACTATACGGTGAGCATCcatacaaatttaaaagttcattttaattttaagtctACTCCCAGTAAACACAGGGAATcaataaaactaaatttgGCAGGAATAGAAGCAATCAAGAAACAAATTGGAAAAGAAATGGAACTTTATAAAAAACTGGAGTTATTCAAGCGACGACTGTCTGATGATACTAGTCTATTAAGAAGGGACTGTAAGTATCTAAAAGTTTTTTGTTAGGATCATAAAGCTCTCATTTATAGAAAGTTTGATTATTATCACTttggttattattaataaCACAAGTATACAACATGAAATCGTGAAAATGGTTCTCATAGTGGCTGACCTTAAATTACGTAATCCATATAGGAAACTTTAATTCTACCACTTTTCTAAAAACCCGCTAGGTTAGCAGAAGAATGGCTGTAAATATCTAAATTACGAAAGGACGTAACTTCTGAAATCATATGAACACCTTAACgcaatttttatacccgttactcgtagagtataGGGTTATACTACATTCCTCGGAAACtaccattcagcgcttattgagcaCTCAGTCACTGCAAAAAGCTCATCACTGAGCGCTCGatgagcgcacaatttgtatggaactaagtgcttaaattaacataggcatgtcctagggttcgtcagtgctcaaaaaatagcacgcattgagcgcttttttgagcagcagaaaaagcacacgttcagcacatgttgagcgctcgattaagcagcggaaaaagcacacattcagcacatgttgagcgatcgattgagcagcggaaaaagcacacattcagcacacgttaAGCGCTTAGCAGCGAATATAATTTCAgttgtaattatttatttttatttatttgttttaaaatttcagCTCCGGGGTTCCCGGTGTTATCGGGGTCGTTGGCTCTTCAGCATCTGGGGCCGGCGTTAACTATTTTTTAACGCACCTCATTGCTTTTTGCAGTGCTttttcgggaggctccgagggCTCCACCATAgcgattgcatctagtattatacgaaaaaattagttttaaaaataaaacgagactagaataaaaacgagtgaccgaaagtaatcgttatttgtaagttttatttataataaaagaaatgttatctttggcattcaatgtaaaaatcccagaagtcttttaaaaattaaacttacaaacaatagttaCTTTCGGCCCcaataaaaacttacttaacAAGGCGCGTACGAAATTTGGGTAAGCTTTGAGCTTCTTCTTGTTCTGGCCCCCCTCCAAATTGTAGGACAGAACAATGTCCTCTGACAGCACGTTTAGTATGGAACGGCTcagccttccatttttaagtAGCGTCACCATCAGctttgtctaaaaatataagaaaatattaaaaaaatggatAAGTAAAGCTAAGAACGAAAGCCTCGACTacgaaataaatataattaaaaaacaagggagaacgctatagtcgattacctcgactatcagatacccgttactcagctaaatggagatatgcaagcagcaaagcgagattaaaatgcgccacctaccggcggtatacagatttaagcgttatgggcgttagagtgggcgtggcaaatttttttttggatcaatcgataggtattgacgagaccaatacatttcagttaaaattttttatctagcatgaaaattgtgggcgtcacagggttttgcggtttgtgggcgttaaagtgggcgtggcaaattttcaattcaatcgataggtattgacgagaccaatacacttcagttaaaattttttatctagcatggaaattgtgggcgtcacagggttttgcggtttgtgggcgttaaagtgggcgtggcaaatttttttttgggtcaatcgataggtattgatgagaacattacatttcagttaaaattttctatctagcatcaaaactgtaggagccacagttttgggcggtttgtgggcgttagagtgggcgtggcagtctactgaaacaaacttgcgctgcgtaggaagctcaggaatctgcacgccaaatctcaatagcctagctcccatagtttccgagatctcagcgttcatccggacagacagacggacagacggacagacggacagacggacagacggacagacggacatggctagatcgactcggctagtgatcctgatcaagaatatatatactttatggggtcggaaacgcttccttctgcctgttacatactttccgacgaatctagtatacccttttactctacgagtaacgggtataacaagaaTATAACTTACATAGTTCTCCGAAAGTGGGTGCACTAGTTTACTGTCGATCCCTTGGAGGTCCTTAGAGGGAAGGAGCGCTCCATGGTCTCGACAATTCTTGTATCCACTTTGGCCGACTGCCTTACGTAGGCGGTTAGGGAGCCCACTGCCTCTGTAAGGGCATTGAGGCCTTGGTTGATACCTTTAACTTCCGCCAGAAGCTCCTCTATGTTTTTTCCATCTCTAAATAACATGTaaagaaaaatacaaaatattactattattatccaaatataaaaaaaaaacttactGTCCAGCCGGGCGCTCTGGGAATCctctaaaaaatttaaatggttacTAACtagaaaaattaagaaaaatattatacacTCGTGGCAAGGCAAAAACGCTTTGGGGCACTACTTTTTAAAACTTTCAACAAATAATATACGagtataataataaagaaataaaatgaaaaattttaaaacaaataacaatattttgttattacgttataaatatttataatatctattttcttcttaaaaataatttattttgttaaaaatttttttgatttaaatatttgtacactttaagtaaataaaaccGCAATGGATGAAAAACTTggcaaaaaaaattacaatgcAATATAAAACCGTTGGACTtactaaattttttttatcggTAGAAATTgctaacttttgttttcggtcacttTTTTGTTGTAAACATTTATTACGAAAAATATATCACacattatttatgtattttttattatttattaaaacatttatttatattgcAGTTGaggaaaaaaaataacacttcCAGGAACTGAAAATTGgagatgtttgagatttttatttaaatacgtACACAAAAGTAAGAATTGttgttaaatgttattaatattcatttttgtCCCCAGAAACTttgcactcaataagatttttaaattctttcacAGATTTgttcatttgtttattatatgcaccatttgttgcttttcacgtcaacatttaatatttttcacagctattttttttcgccacgtgtttttttgggaaCCTTGCATTTCccatattttgttttttactatcattgttttcaaaattattggtctgcgacagacttacctgggaatcgtTTCTCTTTCTCTTTTAAGCCACtgatttattaa includes the following:
- the LOC139354205 gene encoding coiled-coil domain-containing protein 40-like isoform X2 gives rise to the protein MSYTEDIDSCDFANISEINPGSSPEPEQLALLPPNHPLLRKFQDSLEGHLLRTKNDIKNEIAEMKYQVKLKEQRRQEQGLALYDMQQKMGFQEEQINEISAVIERHLKNRQIEEFNSITLKKEYEEKIKLAKSQKALYHERMAELEDLQSLGSNIKKWVYNVEDEVKNAKRIVSRDAQLQNQLSQEKVKSDILFYRLGMEVKKREKELDFICKEGDAMKEVVYILNMSIANANTDLEALQNEHKRLTQAWSEVIIAIQLRDNILFQVQDTIRESIKLNLAGIEAIKKQIGKEMELYKKLELFKRRLSDDTSLLRRDCENENETLIRLQIKLDELPELLNATESDLQEAMREGMRLVSETRKLDLTLEKYQNKKIHSEDAILKLVQDHLITDMATAYRLKLLTKSQERRRNIDLSLSKVQNQLASSMLEVEKLRCVVFSARKYNESTTRNLKNFEEKSNTLENTLKKMHIQIEIKMKMFEKVNNKLEQMEKLFGGISGNPINLKVSVLFSRMLRVL
- the LOC139354205 gene encoding coiled-coil domain-containing protein 40-like isoform X1; the encoded protein is MSYTEDIDSCDFANISEINPGSSPEPEQLALLPPNHPLLRKFQDSLEGHLLRTKNDIKNEIAEMKYQVKLKEQRRQEQGLALYDMQQKMGFQEEQINEISAVIERHLKNRQIEEFNSITLKKEYEEKIKLAKSQKALYHERMAELEDLQSLGSNIKKWVYNVEDEVKNAKRIVSRDAQLQNQLSQEKVKSDILFYRLGMEVKKREKELDFICKEGDAMKEVVYILNMSIANANTDLEALQNEHKRLTQAWSEVIIAIQLRDNILFQVQDTIRKHRESIKLNLAGIEAIKKQIGKEMELYKKLELFKRRLSDDTSLLRRDCENENETLIRLQIKLDELPELLNATESDLQEAMREGMRLVSETRKLDLTLEKYQNKKIHSEDAILKLVQDHLITDMATAYRLKLLTKSQERRRNIDLSLSKVQNQLASSMLEVEKLRCVVFSARKYNESTTRNLKNFEEKSNTLENTLKKMHIQIEIKMKMFEKVNNKLEQMEKLFGGISGNPINLKVSVLFSRMLRVL
- the LOC139354205 gene encoding coiled-coil domain-containing protein 40-like isoform X3, translated to MSYTEDIDSCDFANISEINPGSSPEPEQLALLPPNHPLLRKFQDSLEGHLLRTKNDIKNEIAEMKYQVKLKEQRRQEQGLALYDMQQKMGFQEEQINEISAVIERHLKNRQIEEFNSITLKKEYEEKIKLAKSQKALYHERMAELEDLQSLGSNIKKWVYNVEDEVKNAKRIVSRDAQLQNQLSQEKVKSDILFYRLGMEVKKREKELDFICKEGDAMKEVVYILNMSIANANTDLEALQNEHKRLTQAWSEVIIAIQLRDNILFQVQDTIRKHRESIKLNLAGIEAIKKQIGKEMELYKKLELFKRRLSDDTSLLRRDSPGFPVLSGSLALQHLGPALTIF